A stretch of the Paramormyrops kingsleyae isolate MSU_618 chromosome 16, PKINGS_0.4, whole genome shotgun sequence genome encodes the following:
- the LOC111852293 gene encoding kelch-like protein 41a, with protein MDPESMKEDLRQFQSTLLQEGLKDLLHQNRLVDCTLKIGDRSLPCHRVIMAACSPYFRDLFFTEDGKELESSKEVVIEDMDPTIMDIIINYLYSAELELTDDNVQDIFAVASRFQIPSVFTACVNYLQRKLSLANCLAIFRLGLVTSCPRLAVAARDYIADRFEIVAKDEEFLQLAPHELFAIIGGDVLNVEREEVVFEALMGWVRSNRETRAKTLNDAFEHIRFRLLPEKYFKEKVEKDDIIKADAELLKKIQVIKDAFAGKLPENEKKGESAEGTENGEGEQQDKKLPGYLNDVRRLGMYVRDLILMINDTAAVAYDANENECFLASMAEQIPRNHVSFTSKNNQLYVLGGLFVDEENKDVPLQCYFYQLDSLSTEWIPLPAMPSPRCLFGIGECGGLLFAVAGRDLQTNDALDSVMCYDIEKMKWHASKRLPICIFGHAVVSYNDLVYCIGGQTEDSKFINKMFVYNHKKSEWREVAGMKTARAMFGAVLHKGKIIVTGGANEEGLLASSEIYDFGTNKWEAFTEFPQERSSVNLVSSGGSLYAVGGFTMVEGENKECTPTEVTDVWQYDEGKKEWGGMLQEMRYASRSSCVSMRLNVARMAQL; from the exons ATGGACCCAGAAAGCATGAAGGAAGATCTGCGTCAGTTCCAGAGCACTCTCCTCCAGGAAGGCCTGAAGGACCTACTACACCAGAACAGGCTGGTGGACTGTACTCTTAAAATAGGAGACCGCAGCCTGCCATGCCACAGAGTTATCATGGCTGCCTGCAGCCCCTACTTCCGAGATCTTTTCTTCACTGAGGATGGCAAAGAATTGGAGAGCAGCAAGGAAGTAGTGATTGAGGACATGGACCCAACAATCATGGACATAATTATTAACTACCTCTATTCAGCAGAGTTGGAACTCACGGATGACAACGTGCAGGACATTTTTGCTGTGGCAAGCCGCTTCCAGATTCCCTCTGTGTTCACAGCATGTGTGAATTACTTACAGAGGAAGCTGTCTCTGGCTAACTGCCTGGCCATCTTCAGGCTGGGCCTGGTCACCAGCTGCCCTCGTCTGGCGGTGGCTGCCCGAGATTACATCGCAGACCGTTTCGAGATCGTCGCTAAGGATGAGGAATTCCTCCAGCTGGCGCCCCATGAGCTCTTTGCGATCATCGGTGGAGATGTTCTGAACGTTGAGAGAGAGGAGGTGGTGTTCGAGGCGCTGATGGGGTGGGTGAGGAGCAACAGGGAGACACGGGCCAAAACCTTGAATGACGCCTTCGAGCACATCCGCTTTCGACTCCTGCCGGAAAAGTATTTCAAGGAGAAAGTGGAGAAGGATGACATCATTAAGGCAGACGCAGAACTTTTGAAGAAAATCCAGGTCATCAAAGATGCCTTTGCCGGGAAACTTCCTGAGAACGAAAAGAAGGGAGAGTCTGCAGAGGGCACAGAGAACGGGGAAGGGGAACAGCAAGACAAGAAGCTGCCAGGCTACCTGAATGACGTCCGCAGGCTCGGCATGTACGTTCGGGACCTGATCCTGATGATCAACGACACAGCCGCTGTGGCCTATGATGCCAATGAGAATGAGTGCTTCCTGGCCAGCATGGCGGAGCAGATACCACGCAACCATGTCAGTTTCACCTCCAAGAACAACCAGCTCTATGTCCTTGGGGGCCTGTTTGTGGATGAGGAGAACAAGGATGTCCCCCTGCAGTGCTACTTCTACCAG TTGGACAGTCTGAGTACTGAATGGATTCCTCTTCCTGCGATGCCATCTCCCAGATGTCTGTTCGGCATAGGAGAGTGTGGAGGCCTCCTTTTTGCCGTGGCCGGGAGAGACCTCCAGACCAACGATGCTCTCGACTCAGTGATGTGTTACGATATCGA GAAAATGAAGTGGCATGCATCCAAGAGGTTGCCAATATGCATCTTTGGCCATGCTGTGGTGTCCTACAATGACCTGGTATACTGCATTGGAGGACAAACTGAAGATAG CAAATTCATCAACAAGATGTTCGTTTACAACCACAAGAAGTCAGAATGGAGGGAGGTGGCTGGTATGAAAACGGCAAGGGCGATGTTTGGAGCGGTCTTGCACAAAGGAAAAATCATAGTTACTGGAGGAGCCAATGAAGAAGGTCTTTTAGCTTCATCTGAAATCTATGACTTTGGAACCAACAA GTGGGAAGCCTTCACGGAGTTCCCTCAGGAAAGGAGCTCCGTCAACCTAGTGAGCAGCGGGGGGAGTCTGTATGCAGTGGGGGGGTTCACCATGGTTGAGGGCGAGAACAAAGAGTGCACCCCCACCGAAGTCACCGATGTCTGGCA
- the LOC111852295 gene encoding BBSome complex member BBS5-like isoform X3, whose translation MKTRAGEVLIDCLDNIEDTKGNNGDRGRLLVTNLRIIWHSLALPRVNLSVGYNSVINITTRTANSKLRGTTEALYILTKCNNTRFEFIFTNVVPGSPRLFTSVIAVHRAYETSKMYRELKLRGALIQNKQLKLFPQEQMCDQINGVWNLSSDQGNLGTFFVTNVRIVWHANTNESFNVSIPYLQIRSIKIRDSKFGLALVIESSQQTGGYVLGFKIDPVEKLQSTVKEVNSLHKVYSASPIFGVHYEMEEKPQPLEELTVEQPPDDIEIEPDLQTDAFTAYFADGDKQQDREPVFSEELGLAVEKLKEGFTLQGLWEVIS comes from the exons ATGAAAACGAGAGCCGGTGAAGTCCTGATAGACTGCCTGGATAACATTGAGGATACCAAAGGGAACAACGGAGACCGGG GTAGGCTGCTGGTGACCAATCTGAGAATCATCTGGCATTCCCTGGCTTTGCCGAGGGTGAACCTGT CTGTGGGATACAATTCTGTCATAAACATCACAACAAGGACTGCCAACTCA AAACTCAGAGGGACCACAGAAGCTCTTTACATCCTGACAAAATGCAATAATACCAGATTTGAGTTCATTTTCACTAACGTTGTTCCTGGAAGCCCAAGACTGTTCACGTCTGTCATTGCAGTTCACAG gGCTTATGAGACCTCTAAAATGTACCGTGAGCTAAAACTAAGAGGGGCTCTTATTCAGAACAAGCAGCTGAAACTCTTCCCACAAGAACAGATGTGTGACCAAATTAACGGGGTGTGGAATTTATCCAGTGACCAG GGTAACTTGGGGACGTTCTTTGTCACAAACGTGCGAATTGTGTGGCACGCAAACACGAATGAGAGCTTCAACGTCAGCATCCCATACCTGCAGATA CGCTCCATCAAGATAAGAGACTCAAAGTTTGGACTAGCATTAGTGATAGAGAGCTCTCAGCAG ACAGGAGGGTATGTTCTGGGCTTCAAGATCGACCCTGTGGAGAAACTGCAGAGTACAGTGAAGGAGGTCAACTCCTTACACAAGGTTTACTCTGCAAGCCCTATCTTTGGGGTGCACTACGAGATGGAGGAGAAG CCCCAGCCACTGGAGGAGCTGACGGTGGAGCAGCCTCCAGATGATATAGAGATTGAGCCTGACCTGCAGACGGATGCATTTACG GCATACTTTGCAGACGGTGATAAG CAACAAGACCGGGAGCCTGTTTTCTCTGAGGAGCTTGGCTTAGCTGTGGAGAAACTGAAGGAGGGGTTTACACTTCAAGGTCTCTGGGAAGTAATAagttaa
- the LOC111852295 gene encoding BBSome complex member BBS5-like isoform X4: MAAVLDAIWEDRDVRFDITAQHMKTRAGEVLIDCLDNIEDTKGNNGDRGRLLVTNLRIIWHSLALPRVNLSVGYNSVINITTRTANSKLRGTTEALYILTKCNNTRFEFIFTNVVPGSPRLFTSVIAVHRAYETSKMYRELKLRGALIQNKQLKLFPQEQMCDQINGVWNLSSDQTGGYVLGFKIDPVEKLQSTVKEVNSLHKVYSASPIFGVHYEMEEKPQPLEELTVEQPPDDIEIEPDLQTDAFTAYFADGDKQQDREPVFSEELGLAVEKLKEGFTLQGLWEVIS, translated from the exons ATGGCTGCTGTGCTGGACGCTATTTGGGAAGACAGGGATGTTAGGTTTGACATCACAGCACA GCATATGAAAACGAGAGCCGGTGAAGTCCTGATAGACTGCCTGGATAACATTGAGGATACCAAAGGGAACAACGGAGACCGGG GTAGGCTGCTGGTGACCAATCTGAGAATCATCTGGCATTCCCTGGCTTTGCCGAGGGTGAACCTGT CTGTGGGATACAATTCTGTCATAAACATCACAACAAGGACTGCCAACTCA AAACTCAGAGGGACCACAGAAGCTCTTTACATCCTGACAAAATGCAATAATACCAGATTTGAGTTCATTTTCACTAACGTTGTTCCTGGAAGCCCAAGACTGTTCACGTCTGTCATTGCAGTTCACAG gGCTTATGAGACCTCTAAAATGTACCGTGAGCTAAAACTAAGAGGGGCTCTTATTCAGAACAAGCAGCTGAAACTCTTCCCACAAGAACAGATGTGTGACCAAATTAACGGGGTGTGGAATTTATCCAGTGACCAG ACAGGAGGGTATGTTCTGGGCTTCAAGATCGACCCTGTGGAGAAACTGCAGAGTACAGTGAAGGAGGTCAACTCCTTACACAAGGTTTACTCTGCAAGCCCTATCTTTGGGGTGCACTACGAGATGGAGGAGAAG CCCCAGCCACTGGAGGAGCTGACGGTGGAGCAGCCTCCAGATGATATAGAGATTGAGCCTGACCTGCAGACGGATGCATTTACG GCATACTTTGCAGACGGTGATAAG CAACAAGACCGGGAGCCTGTTTTCTCTGAGGAGCTTGGCTTAGCTGTGGAGAAACTGAAGGAGGGGTTTACACTTCAAGGTCTCTGGGAAGTAATAagttaa
- the LOC111852295 gene encoding BBSome complex member BBS5-like isoform X1 produces the protein MAAVLDAIWEDRDVRFDITAQHMKTRAGEVLIDCLDNIEDTKGNNGDRGRLLVTNLRIIWHSLALPRVNLSVGYNSVINITTRTANSKLRGTTEALYILTKCNNTRFEFIFTNVVPGSPRLFTSVIAVHRAYETSKMYRELKLRGALIQNKQLKLFPQEQMCDQINGVWNLSSDQGNLGTFFVTNVRIVWHANTNESFNVSIPYLQIRSIKIRDSKFGLALVIESSQQTGGYVLGFKIDPVEKLQSTVKEVNSLHKVYSASPIFGVHYEMEEKPQPLEELTVEQPPDDIEIEPDLQTDAFTAYFADGDKQQDREPVFSEELGLAVEKLKEGFTLQGLWEVIS, from the exons ATGGCTGCTGTGCTGGACGCTATTTGGGAAGACAGGGATGTTAGGTTTGACATCACAGCACA GCATATGAAAACGAGAGCCGGTGAAGTCCTGATAGACTGCCTGGATAACATTGAGGATACCAAAGGGAACAACGGAGACCGGG GTAGGCTGCTGGTGACCAATCTGAGAATCATCTGGCATTCCCTGGCTTTGCCGAGGGTGAACCTGT CTGTGGGATACAATTCTGTCATAAACATCACAACAAGGACTGCCAACTCA AAACTCAGAGGGACCACAGAAGCTCTTTACATCCTGACAAAATGCAATAATACCAGATTTGAGTTCATTTTCACTAACGTTGTTCCTGGAAGCCCAAGACTGTTCACGTCTGTCATTGCAGTTCACAG gGCTTATGAGACCTCTAAAATGTACCGTGAGCTAAAACTAAGAGGGGCTCTTATTCAGAACAAGCAGCTGAAACTCTTCCCACAAGAACAGATGTGTGACCAAATTAACGGGGTGTGGAATTTATCCAGTGACCAG GGTAACTTGGGGACGTTCTTTGTCACAAACGTGCGAATTGTGTGGCACGCAAACACGAATGAGAGCTTCAACGTCAGCATCCCATACCTGCAGATA CGCTCCATCAAGATAAGAGACTCAAAGTTTGGACTAGCATTAGTGATAGAGAGCTCTCAGCAG ACAGGAGGGTATGTTCTGGGCTTCAAGATCGACCCTGTGGAGAAACTGCAGAGTACAGTGAAGGAGGTCAACTCCTTACACAAGGTTTACTCTGCAAGCCCTATCTTTGGGGTGCACTACGAGATGGAGGAGAAG CCCCAGCCACTGGAGGAGCTGACGGTGGAGCAGCCTCCAGATGATATAGAGATTGAGCCTGACCTGCAGACGGATGCATTTACG GCATACTTTGCAGACGGTGATAAG CAACAAGACCGGGAGCCTGTTTTCTCTGAGGAGCTTGGCTTAGCTGTGGAGAAACTGAAGGAGGGGTTTACACTTCAAGGTCTCTGGGAAGTAATAagttaa
- the LOC111852295 gene encoding BBSome complex member BBS5-like isoform X2, with translation MAAVLDAIWEDRDVRFDITAQHMKTRAGEVLIDCLDNIEDTKGNNGDRGRLLVTNLRIIWHSLALPRVNLSVGYNSVINITTRTANSKLRGTTEALYILTKCNNTRFEFIFTNVVPGSPRLFTSVIAVHRAYETSKMYRELKLRGALIQNKQLKLFPQEQMCDQINGVWNLSSDQGNLGTFFVTNVRIVWHANTNESFNVSIPYLQITGGYVLGFKIDPVEKLQSTVKEVNSLHKVYSASPIFGVHYEMEEKPQPLEELTVEQPPDDIEIEPDLQTDAFTAYFADGDKQQDREPVFSEELGLAVEKLKEGFTLQGLWEVIS, from the exons ATGGCTGCTGTGCTGGACGCTATTTGGGAAGACAGGGATGTTAGGTTTGACATCACAGCACA GCATATGAAAACGAGAGCCGGTGAAGTCCTGATAGACTGCCTGGATAACATTGAGGATACCAAAGGGAACAACGGAGACCGGG GTAGGCTGCTGGTGACCAATCTGAGAATCATCTGGCATTCCCTGGCTTTGCCGAGGGTGAACCTGT CTGTGGGATACAATTCTGTCATAAACATCACAACAAGGACTGCCAACTCA AAACTCAGAGGGACCACAGAAGCTCTTTACATCCTGACAAAATGCAATAATACCAGATTTGAGTTCATTTTCACTAACGTTGTTCCTGGAAGCCCAAGACTGTTCACGTCTGTCATTGCAGTTCACAG gGCTTATGAGACCTCTAAAATGTACCGTGAGCTAAAACTAAGAGGGGCTCTTATTCAGAACAAGCAGCTGAAACTCTTCCCACAAGAACAGATGTGTGACCAAATTAACGGGGTGTGGAATTTATCCAGTGACCAG GGTAACTTGGGGACGTTCTTTGTCACAAACGTGCGAATTGTGTGGCACGCAAACACGAATGAGAGCTTCAACGTCAGCATCCCATACCTGCAGATA ACAGGAGGGTATGTTCTGGGCTTCAAGATCGACCCTGTGGAGAAACTGCAGAGTACAGTGAAGGAGGTCAACTCCTTACACAAGGTTTACTCTGCAAGCCCTATCTTTGGGGTGCACTACGAGATGGAGGAGAAG CCCCAGCCACTGGAGGAGCTGACGGTGGAGCAGCCTCCAGATGATATAGAGATTGAGCCTGACCTGCAGACGGATGCATTTACG GCATACTTTGCAGACGGTGATAAG CAACAAGACCGGGAGCCTGTTTTCTCTGAGGAGCTTGGCTTAGCTGTGGAGAAACTGAAGGAGGGGTTTACACTTCAAGGTCTCTGGGAAGTAATAagttaa
- the col28a2a gene encoding collagen, type XXVIII, alpha 2a, translated as MGSSLVCLVLLTGLQSIWAQDFYEEKVAGRKFKSRPLTSNTIQKHDGQAILDEDCSLELTFLLDSSENAKGYHEQEKRFAMDVVDRLPGVRLRTGRSLSWRVSLLQYSSHVIIEQTFKQWRGTENFKANVMPIAYIGHGTYTTYAITNMTQIYLEESANGGVRVAVLMTDGVTHPRNPDIFSATANAKNQGIRLFTVGITPTANEPTNLAKLRLLASSPATSFVHNLQDAGIVEKVIKEIAEVADEGCPLAQRCTCEKGERGPSGPAGKKGRPGDDGTLGPKGQKGENGLSGLPGREGSSGIPGYKGDKGERGECGIPGIKGDRGPEGPVGIRGARGLQGVQGPSGDLGLEGPQGMKGERGPVGLPGIQGEMGIGLAGPKGDVGHQGRSGPPGLPGVGEPGPPGPQGPQGVQGEKGPPGEGHPGAKGERGVEGPKGPRGQSGMGIKGEKGEFGPPGFPGQTGLPGLGIQGEKGVEGPRGPPGGRGPPGEGFPGAKGDQGLPGETGSPGERGTGEPGPKGEPGSTGLAGVPGIPGEDGAPGQKGEPGVLGLRGPEGGPGIGIQGEKGDQGQRGVRGLPGPPGISGHSGAKGEPGVPGRLGLPGHPGRAISGPKGDAGPPGPTGPVGETGYGLPGPKGDRGGSGPPGPYGSKGEGYPGPIGPPGVPGLPGEQGPEGVGLPGPKGDIGFRGPSGPPGPPGEGLPGPAGIMGRQGSPGPLGPPGEGLQGPKGEQGSQGMTGPRGPSGEGLPGVKGDRGLQGERGLKGVKGDIGDPGVSGAPGNPGVKGETGLTREDIIKMIKEICGCGIRCKERPMELVFVIDSSESVGPENFEIIKDFVTALVDRVTVGRNATRIGLVLYSLEIHLEFNLARYMTKQDVKQAIRKMPYMGEGTYTGTAIRRATQEAFYSARTGVRKVAIVITDGQTDKREPVKLDIAVREAHAANIEMYALGIVNSTDPTQAEFLRELNLIASDPDSEHMYLIDDFNTLPALESKLVSQFCEDENGALVYNRVMNGYGNGIYGNNGYGNNGYGNNGYGNNGYGIHHHGSNINVNNGHTNPFKSQVQGGGQTQNPERGDNPSSIKPNLSSVQVEERKVTAIDTSARGAGSVTVLDTAVERPSPAIPIKKTSVASGEGSSSASSSTSSSTSSSSSTSIQFRPAPPPARPQEPVPLDPRCSLTLDQGACREYVISWYYDKQANACAQFWYGGCGGNGNRFDTETECKSTCVQFRTGS; from the exons ATGGGCTCCTCTTTGGTCTGCCTTGtcttgctgacaggacttcaAAGCATTTGGGCTCAGGACTTCTATGAGGAGAAAGTAGCAGGAAGGAAGTTTAAGAGCAGGCCACTGACCAGCAATACCATACAAAAGCATGATGGACAAG CCATTTTAGATGAAGACTGCAGCCTGGAGCTGACTTTCCTGCTGGACAGTTCCGAGAACGCCAAGGGTTACCATGAGCAGGAGAAGAGGTTCGCCATGGACGTGGTGGACCGCCTTCCGGGTGTCCGGCTCAGGACCGGGCGCAGCCTAAGCTGGAGGGTGTCCTTGCTACAGTACAGCAGTCATGTGATCATCGAACAGACCTTCAAGCAGTGGCGGGGCACAGAGAACTTCAAGGCCAACGTCATGCCCATCGCCTACATCGGCCATGGTACCTACACCACCTACGCCATCACCAACATGACCCAGATCTACCTGGAGGAGTCGGCCAATGGTGGAGTCAGGGTGGCTGTGCTGATGACGGACGGCGTGACCCATCCCAGGAACCCCGACATTTTCTCAGCCACCGCCAATGCCAAGAACCAGGGTATACGCCTATTCACCGTGGGCATCACGCCCACGGCCAACGAGCCCACTAACCTTGCCAAGCTGCGCCTGCTTGCCAGCTCCCCGGCAACCAGCTTCGTCCACAACCTGCAGGATGCTGGCATCGTGGAGAAGGTCATCAAGGAAATT GCAGAGGTCGCTGATGAAGGG TGTCCTCTGGCCCAGAGATGTACCTGTGAaaagggagaaaggggaccAAGCGGCCCAGCC GGAAAGAAGGGTCGCCCCGGTGATGACGGGACTCTGGGTCCGAAAGGACAGAAG GGAGAAAATGGATTGAGCGGACTTCCGGGCCGAGAAGGGTCATCA GGTATTCCTGGCTACAAAGGAGACAAG GGTGAGAGAGGAGAGTGTGGGATTCCAGGAATTAAGGGAGACAGG GGTCCGGAAGGTCCTGTTGGAATTAGAGGAGCCAGAGGATTACAG GGAGTCCAGGGGCCATCGGGTGACCTCGGACTGGAGGGCCCCCAGGGAATGAAA GGAGAACGTGGCCCTGTTGGCCTTCCTGGAATCCAAGGGGAGATGGGGATTGGTCTTGCCGGGCCAAAG GGCGATGTTGGACACCAGGGACGGTCTGGGCCTCCAGGTCTCCCAGGAGTGGGTGAACCCGGCCCCCCT GGGCCTCAAGGGCCACAGGGCGTTcaaggggaaaaggggccgcCAGGGGAGGGGCACCCCGGAGCAAAG GGTGAGCGGGGAGTGGAGGGGCCGAAGGGGCCCAGAGGACAGTCCGGAATGGGAATCAAAGGAGAAAAG GGAGAATTTGGGCCACCAGGTTTTCCAGGGCAAACTGGTCTTCCTGGGTTGGGCATTCAGGGGGAGAAG GGTGTTGAAGGTCCCCGcgggccaccagggggcagaggGCCACCAGGAGAGGGCTTCCCAGGAGCCAAG GGAGATCAGGGTTTACCAGGAGAAACTGGTTCTCCAGGAGAAAGAGGAACCGGAGAACCTGGACCAAAG GGAGAGCCAGGATCAACAGGTCTGGCTGGCGTTCCGGGTATTCCAGGAGAAGACGGTGCCCCTGGACAAAAG GGAGAGCCGGGTGTACTTGGGCTGCGGGGACCTGAGGGGGGCCCTGGGATTGGCATCCAGGGTGAGAAG GGGGACCAAGGCCAAAGAGGAGTCCGTGGATTACCAGGACCTCCAGGGATCTCCGGGCATTCGGGAGCTAAG GGGGAGCCCGGAGTTCCGGGCAGACTGGGTTTGCCGGGGCATCCAGGACGTGCCATTTCAGGACCGAAG GGTGACGCTGGTCCACCTGGCCCGACTGGGCCGGTAGGAGAGACAGGCTACGGACTCCCTGGTCCTAAG GGTGACCGTGGGGGTTCTGGTCCACCTGGCCCATACGGGTCCAAAGGCGAAGGATATCCAGGTCCTATA GGTCCACCAGGTGTTCCAGGTCTTCCAGGAGAGCAAGGACCAGAAGGAGTAGGACTTCCAGGTCCGAAG GGGGACATTGGCTTCCGGGGCCCTTCTGGGCCACCCGGTCCTCCAGGAGAAGGGCTACCAGGACCGGCG GGTATTATGGGAAGACAAGGATCTCCCGGACCATTGGGACCACCAGGGGAGGGTCTGCAGGGACCCAAG GGAGAACAGGGGTCGCAAGGTATGACAGGACCCAGGGGACCTTCAGGAGAAGGACTTCCAGGGGTCAAG GGTGACCGTGGCttgcagggagagagaggactAAAGGGCGTAAAAGGTGATATTGGAGACCCTGGAGTATCTGGTGCACCA GGAAACCCTGGAGTGAAAGGAGAGACTGGGCTCACA AGAGAAGACATCATTAAGATGATAAAAGAGATCTGCG GTTGTGGCATTAGATGCAAAGAGAGGCCAATGGAGCTGGTGTTCGTCATCGACAGCTCAGAGAGCGTGGGACCAGAAAACTTCGAGATCATCAAAGACTTCGTCACAGCCCTGGTGGACCGCGTCACTGTGGGTCGCAACGCCACCAGGATCGGACTGGTGCTGTACAGCCTGGAGATTCACCTGGAGTTCAACTTGGCTCGCTACATGACCAAGCAGGATGTTAAACAAGCCATCAGGAAGATGCCTTACATGGGTGAGGGCACGTACACGGGCACCGCCATCCGCAGGGCCACGCAGGAAGCCTTCTACAGCGCCCGAACCGGTGTCAGGAAGGTGGCCATCGTCATCACAGACGGACAGACGGACAAGCGGGAGCCAGTCAAGCTGGACATCGCTGTGAGGGAAGCGCACGCTGCCAACATTGAGATGTACGCGCTGGGCATCGTCAACAGCACCGACCCCACGCAGGCGGAGTTTTTACGAGAACTCAACCTGATCGCCTCCGACCCCGACAGCGAGCACATGTACCTTATCGATGACTTCAACACCCTGCCAG CTCTGGAGTCAAAGCTTGTCAGCCAGTTCTGTGAGGATGAAAATGGTGCTCTGGTCTATAACCGTGTCATGAACGGCTATGGAAACGGTATCTATGGCAACAATGGCTATGGCAACAATGGCTATGGTAACAATGGCTATGGCAACAATGGCTATGGCATCCACCACCATGGGAGCAATATAAATGTGAACAACGGGCATACGAATCCCTTCAAGAGTCAAGTCCAAGGAGGGGGACAGACCCAGAACCCAGAGAGGGGAGACAATCCATCGTCCATCAAACCCAACCTATCCAGTGTACAG GTTGAAGAGAGAAAAGTAACAGCTATAGACACGTCAGCAAGGGGAGCCGGCAGTGTGACTGTGTTGGATACGGCAGTAGAACGTCCTTCACCTGCCATTCCCATCAAGAAAACCTCAGTGGCCAGCGGCGAAGGTTCATCATCAGCGTCATCATCGACATCATCATCgacatcatcttcatcctctacCTCAATCCAGTTCAGACCTGCACCACCACCAGCCCGTCCTCAAG AACCAGTCCCTCTAGATCCCCGCTGCAGCCTGACATTAGACCAGGGCGCCTGCCGCGAATATGTCATCAGCTGGTACTACGACAAGCAGGCTAACGCCTGCGCGCAGTTCTGGTACGGAGGCTGCGGCGGGAACGGTAATCGCTTTGACACCGAGACCGAGTGCAAGAGCACGTGTGTGCAGTTCAGAACAG GAAGTTAA